The DNA region ttatgtcagcactgtggtcggctcTAACATTACAATCCATTCAGTGGAAAGAAGTGGGGTCCTACATGTATCGCGTGACAGGTTTGcaaaactttaaacatttgGCGCGCGGCTTTGAAATTGTGAAATTATGGCAATCAAAGCTCTACCTCGTTTTTTGCTTTCTCCTCTGTCAATTAAGTCtgaatgtacaaatatttttgatttataattattggtTTAAGAGTGTAaggctgatttttttttgtctgaattaATAAGTATGTTATTTCTGTAAGGCTGgactggaaataaaaattaagtattaaataaactgttttatttgaaaaagaaaaatacatttctaaaaacaaaaaacatttctgtttaaaaagtagtttaattagacaaaataaaaaaagttaagaatatagatataatagataactaatttaatattcattatcttttgtttttttttttaattttaagatgatataaactaaaacaatttaaataaaataacgttcctaaatatttttatggattaTTCATCCCCAGTTTAATTaagatcaattatttaaattcgcAGTGAAAATCGCCAGTttcgaaagaaagaaaaaatgaaatacgtataaactaaaaataataaagaaatagattttGCAGTGAAACGTCACATAtcatgaaatgaatttttattttgaaggcagaACAgtatatttaaccatttttaagcgaggcttttaattaaataccatAGAACCATGTAAAATCTTACCACAGTCGAAAGAAGTGCCTCCCAACCACGTTATCAAAACTAGTTCGGCGATTTGAGGTGTAGAAACTGTCTCTTTCGGAAACGGATGCTCCCTCTTAACTTCTTTATATGTagtctagtaattttgaacctaacccagAAGACATTGGGACTTTTGGTTCAAGCAATAGACAAACTAGTCTtcatgaaggactttttgatgaaacaaacCTCCATTTGCGTTAGAAGAGGCAAGGGGATTTTAACTAAAGATCAGCCCATCaccaacaaattttaattatgctagTTACATGACTCAGCATTGTACCctatttcagaaaatgaacTAAGTATTCCCTCTTCAAAGGAAGAAACTAATGCCTCTAAGCACCACCTATCCTTGCACACATGAAAAGACAAAATACATTAGTGCTTTCGGTCTGGGTTACGGGTAGAGAAATGTCTCGTTCTGGCATATAGAGTAGATTATGTAACCAGATCAAACTCGTTCGAAACGTTGAATCGGTAATTAGTGAAGATGGTAcacgcgatcgcaacactcgaacaTGCCAACTAGGGAGAAGACCGATTCCATGCCTTGACCCTCCTTTCTTCTCAAGTTGTATTGGAAAATATCACATTTCCTCATTCCATAATAATTTCTcgaatttaattatcattaatattttctaaaatttccacAACGCTTTCTTTTAGGACAATGTTTAATGCAGCTTTTAGTTccaagaagtttttaatctacTTGAAAATGATGACAAAAACTAACGTACTCCTTTCTCCTGACTATCCACACGCTAATGGCGAAAAAATGCGACGTGGTATTATAGGTAGAAAAATCAGCTCTGCACCAACTGTAGCCCATTCGATCATCAACAGTACAATAAAACTTGAAAGATGGTCAAAtcttggaaatttaaaaagttccgACGCGAGGCCTTATACATTGAATCAAATTAGAcctaataattaatagtttagaagttgaagttattttgattttatatactAAGATCACAATTAGCAATTTTACTACTCAAACTGTTTGTTACCAGAATTGGTATGattattttgcatggaatatgTATTAcgcaaaaattctttttctgagGTACATCATAACTAATgtccttttttaagaaaacgcaTGTAGTGAATCAAAATTctaacaactaaataaataaaaatacacaatctcccaaaacataattaaaatcaccaaaagaattagttttttactttttattatatcacAGCAACCTTAGATCTGACATATAAACATTGACAGATCctcaaaacaatttgttttgcaACTTAATTGCATTGATTATCACAAACAATCACACATAAGATTAAGaagctaaataaaaacaatttaatgggTGATGTTACATATCTCAGCACATAGTAAATGTTTCGTAAGCAACTGTTTAAAAGATGTTAAACAACTTGAATTGCACAAGCATACACATTACATAagactgttttaaaaaagttaagataaattttatgaagtttagCGCAATATAATTGTTCCATAAGCAGTCAGTTGAAAGAAATGTTGTATAATACTATGGTACCTGCACTTTAAAAaccataactatttttttaaagtaaagaagcAGCAAATATAGATcagttttttttagattcaatcatgggtgcaagttggaaaaaaggccaagactgaaaattttttgactgaaatacctaacatacgcaataccccctcgacatatgcaaactatctaagaaagctttaccataatacatcaagtttaaatactgtacaaaaaatatttattcatctgtcttttgataaaattacaacaggacataagaaagtaaacctaaaatataattttaaggacataaaaaaaaaatctgatttccGTCTTCGAGTCAGTTTTGTTTCTGTCTTACTTCCGTCCACGGACATTTTCGAAAGACGGAAATCCGTCCTGGGGACGGAAGACTTGCACCCATGGATTCAATAGATATCAAATCtcttaaatatatcatttttatgcatACTGACAAgtcaaaatatacataattacaGGGTGTTCAGTACTGATCccccttaatatatataaaatatccttgtcaaaaatgaaatggaaaaataaaagcatatgcgggggaaattttttttttttattgtaatctgACAAATGTTCAGTAAGAAAGGCGaaactattacaaaaattaggcaaattttgaaaaagaaataagaatgaGTTGATAACACACTTCCAATTGTCGCAACTAAACcaaacagttaaatttattaattttgaaatagagaGAATAAGCGATGTAGAAGTTAATGCAAAGTAGaccacaataataataataatttaaaaaccaaagtaaaaaaaaaatgtgacagtccttaaatgaaattttttgtgcaaaagaggaaaaatttccaaaaaaaatatcctctttAGATAGACACCATTATCTAACAGACTGTTAAACGGCGATTCGccttaaaatcactgaaattattttattaaaactattgatGATCTTAACAAgtgataaaaatgagaaaaactgTGCAAAGTAATCGAGAGATACTGTATAAATATCGATACattgtaattgttttataaGCAAACATCtctaacataaataataataaaaaaaagataagattaAAGTATTTTGCAGGTGATATACTTGATATTTCTTCTGACTTAAAAGATAGACAAAACTGTTTGAcatcagaatattaaaaaatttccaacaacTATAATACTCCAGAATAAACATAATCTTACACAGGTATAACAATATTTCAGCAATCAGTAAGAgcatgatttaataattaaggaaaaaaaaatgctgactACTTGTTAATTtgactttcaaatatttaaaaattaagctgtagaaaaacaacaaaaactctagaataagtataatttttcacagTATGTTAACAACCagcagaaatatatttctataattctgagttaaaaaaaaaaatcctgtttatatattgttaattatttacattcattcaatttttaaacttttaaaaactccaCATTAGATAACAAATACACCAGAATAAGCATAATTATACACtagtaatcaatattaaaacaaaaactttcaaacatttaaaaaatatacttcctaatgaaaacaaatattccagaataaatctttttttttttttttcaggtataaacacaaaattaagtacaaatgtattttaacgattttgaataaaatatcctgactacattttgttaaatatatacatagaacaaaaatcatattttaaataacaataaatactcCAGAATATGCATAATTATACACTAGTAAATCAACATTTCTACAACCAATACTATAAGATTCAATAAATTCTGCACTAAACAATTATAATGGTTGAAAGTATATGCATTTGACTTTCAAGCATCTGagtgcattattttatactttagatAGCAAAAATAGACtaagcataatttaatattactacTTCAAAATACtgtacatttatataatattattgaaaagtttttaataaacagcTATGAGCtgcatacaaaagaaaaaaatactacttatagtatgagaaaatgttttattttcaaaaacaaataagcaCAGACTGTAATGAAACTTTGaaatactcataaaaatatagaatgggGGAAAAAAAGGAGAGGGGTGTTAATTTAAACTTCGCAAGTTGCATTGTGGTAATGAAATTgggaaatttaaagtataattataaatttcaagatttatgttatttgaaatttttaaaacagagcTAAAACAACACTTACATTGTTGTAATGATTTTGAACatagaaagtaaattaaatcaaataactggagatacttttaaaaaatgactacataaagatcaaattataaagagtaaaagcaattttgtaataaaatattgaaagaaatttttttttaaagtatacaatATATTAATAGTCAAGTATAAACgtaatgtattcaaaattagattagtcaactaatttaaacaaaatgatataAGATGATAAATGTgagattaaacttaaaaaaatctctaattaataattaagacaatgaccaactaaaaaataaataaaaaataataaagaataaataaaaaaatactgaaaaatataaaattaagtataagaTATTTAGTAAAGCTGATTGTAGATACACAACATATAGATAAACaaatctcaaattttgtaaatgataCTAGCCGatgatatcttaaaatttaaagcaaatgacaaattttcagttaaaaataataattcattacacaaaaatgtataatatgtaTCTTTATGAAGCAACTTTATTTCTAGACTATCAACTTTAATAATccgaaggggaaaaaataacctttctaaaatgttattatatttgtttaggaattttctgattaaaaaaaaaaacccaagcTTCAGTTTGGTCAATCTGCAGTGGTGACACATGAAATGTTAGTGAAAATGTAAcagttaaaacattaaataaaaagtggtatttaaagttattttaatacaagACATTTTAGAGACTAAATGGAAGATGTTAAGGATTTCAACAGTGTGCCAAGGAATatgaaaagaattgttttttttattagttccaGCAGCTGGACAATCTATGACAAAAGTTAATTATGGCTAATGATGATAACTTTGAATGACAGTAAAGGTATTTTATGTGTGTCCTTGTATTTACTTCACAAGACCCAACAATGCAAttacaaaagtaaagtaatGCAAAACTATCATTCATTCCTGAATATACCTGTATCacaatataatgtataaaaatgcaaaaaacaataaaaataaaaataggcttaagttataaaataacaatacaaGTAGAAATCCACCATGATGTCAAGCAAAATACTGAACTATGCCAAACCTTATCGGCAATGAAGTTATTGGAAGATATAGCTAGATTAAAATCAATCAGTCAATCAGAAGGATCTACAAGACAGGTTCCAATGAGAAGATCAGGTACAACTTCCAACACTGTTATTGGAAGATATAGCTAGATTAAAATCAATCAGTCAATCAGAAGGATCTACAAGACAGGTTCCAATGAGAAGATCAGGTACAACTTCCAACACTGAACTTGAGAGAGGTAAATCACCATTTGAATCATAGGAAAACTTTGATGGCACTATAAAATCAGTATTGCATTTAATAGCAAAGTCCTCTTGTTTCATGTATTCTTGAAAAGAGATTGTGTCGGTGGTAAGTTTCCTAAAGGAATTATCACATATCTGTAAATCATGTCCACTTGAGGAAGAATCTGAAGCAACATCACTTAAATGTTGAAGTTCTTCACCAAATCCAGAAAACAGCAATGGTTGACTAGAagcattttttactgttatcTGTTTTGTACCAGctacttttttattcatcattaagCAGTGTGAGGAAAAAGGCACATATTTGTGTGACGAGGAACGACTAGAAGTACTGGAATCAGAATCACTATTTACCTTATTTGCACTTTGTTTTGCACATTCATTCATTACTGAGGATAAAGGCACATATTTTTGTGACAATGAACAACTAGAGGTACTGGAATCTGAATCTTCATGTACCTTCATTGCCCTATGTTTCGAGTTAAATGCACATTCATTCATTACTGAAGATAATGACGGATTTTTGTCTAGAAATGAATGACTAGAATTTTCCACTTGTGCTGTCATCTGTTTTGAGTTAAATGCACCAGCATATTCTTTATTCATTGCATAGTTAGATGACAATGGCATATATTTGGCTGCAGACGAGTAGTAAGTATCACAATATCGAGGTTCTTCACTACATTCAGACAACAATGAATGAGTCGATGAGAATATTTGTTCTGTACCAACTGCTTCTTTATTCCTTATCCTGCAGTCGGAGGACAAAGACACATATTTGGGTGACGATGAATGACTAGCAGTACTGGAATCGAAATCTTTGCTTATCTTCATATCCTtatcttttaagttaaaaatacaagcaGATTCATTCCTTACAGAGGATAATGGCACTTGTTTGTCTGTTAATGAATGACTAACATATAAAGGTGCACATTTGGTTGAGCACGAGTAGTAAGTATCACATTTGCTTAAAGGCTGAGTCTgtttgtacatatttttatcatagtCGATTTCAGAATTAGAAATTTGATGTACATCGTTAGAATGATTAGTATTAGTGTACTTTTGTTCAAGACATTCTAATGAAGAACTTTTCAGCTGCCTAAGTGAACTTTTTGATATAGTTACTGCAGTTTTAGAACTCTGAGACTCTGGATAAATTATCTCATTTAAGGGACTAGAATAACTTTTCAAGGTCATTGGATTAATCTTATGAGAAGCATCATTCTCAAAATGCTGAACAGAGCCTTTCGTTGAATctacagtatattttttaaatgaatgatattttgaaGGATTTCTTAAGCATAGAGGAACAGAATAGGATGAACAAAAATCTGTTTTCTGCGGTACAGACACTTTTTCCTTTTTGCAGTTATTAGAAAGAAGCTCATCAGACAAAGCATTGCAATACTTATTGTTAACAGTGACTATATCTTTTTGAACAATatcttgtttacattttaaattgtcttGAAAACTATCAACAGGCTTTTCTAAAAAACTATTGTCAAAATTTTGTGGTGGACCAAATATTTCACTCAAGAGGACATGGTGTCCTTTGGATGACACACTATCACACTTTTTTCCCAATGTCTCGTCAGAAAGTTCTTcgaattcaatttcttttctgtaGTTGAAAATTTGGTTTGTTGCAGGAGCTTTACCGGCAAaacatttatgattatttgataAACCAGAATTGCCTTGTTTcacattacttttataaaaatgcttaggGAGTATAGTGGATAGGGAAGAATTTTTGATCAgactatttttagaaacattctGAGTAGATAATAAATGTGAAGTATCTTTAGAATGATGGACaggaaaatcataaattttaccCAAAAAGTTTTGGGGtacaaaatatttgcttttatttactgATACATGCTTGACCCCGGGTTTGGAAGGCTCCTTATGTTCCTTGCGAGTACACAGTTCATTTAGAGATAAGGTGTGTTGTTTTGAAACCGATGAActgtctttaaatattttattacattcataGGCATTAGAACAGTGTATTTGTGAGCTACAGTCTtcatcagaagaaaaaatatctttatgacTTTCATTCTCCCTAAACATGGAGATgcttttattactattatttacattttccctaaaaaaatcaattttatcattgttttgttCCTCATTATATATTGAGTTGCTATTACCAGTATTGCTTTCCTTTTCCCAAAATATCGATCTACCCccatcattattgtttttatcttttccaAAAGATTGTTTAGTctgatatgatttaaaatatgtcgcTTGTCTGTTTTCTTCTTCTGACTTAATTTgagtttcaaaagttaaatttgagtCATTCTcacaatgataatttttgtcaattaaaGAAAGCTCATTAAGCCTTGAAACTTGCAATTCAATTTCCTTATTTGAAGAAGGATATTCGGTATCAAATGTTTGGTATAATCTATCTTTTGATTTAGGATCAGAATCCAAAGATTCATTTGGTGCAATGCTATGTTTGGGGTGCAATCTATTTTTGGATTGAGCACCATAAGTTACTTTTCTATTTGCAGCTTTTTGTTGGTCTAAAGAGTCAGAAGTAACCtgcaaataattaacaaatgtaaaattgaaaaatggctATTAGTTTGTTATAAATGGCATGATTCATTTTGTAAggttcatgtttaaaaataataaattgagcTTTCTTAACAGAATaccagcatttaaaatttatctaattaaagtatttttccattacaatttaaaattgatgtttCACAGTTAATGAAAGAAACTTTCAGAGAGAAAATTCCACACTTaaagtttgtgaaaaaaatatgttgtaaacatttttttttaattgcatatttaagtatcagttttttttattattattaataaaatccagttagaattataaatttcagaaaatttttggaaccagaaaatattctgaaattcaTAACTCTAACTGGATAATAATAAGatcaattttttcttagaacaatttattttaaaatgttacaatgaaataacaataaatggcaaaaactttttttttcaaagctaaaattttttttttaaaaaatcagattttttgcttTACTTTGCAGTAAGGCAAAAGAGTGCTTACAACATTTTTTAGGCTCATCTAAAGATACTGAGAATTACATATAagttcgaattttaaaaactaagtaaatatacatagtaaaaaatgcacttctttacaaacaaaacaaaagagaaaCCAAAGttcatataacaaaataaacaaatcaacaaaataaGACAGACAAATGATTAGCcaagttaaaacaaaacttctGCCTCAGCTATAACTtagaataaagttttgttttgtaagtagtagaatatattttatcaatatatatatatggtgaatatataaacataacatgaatgatatatttaatgaataaatatatcagtTCATAAAGCttcacaaaaactttttttacctcAATGATTTCTAGATTATCCGGTAGATTTAGTGAggctgaaataaaaatgaaaaaattattacagggATAAACGCTTTATATGAACAATTACTTTAgaaaaatgcagaattaaataaaatgtataaaaagattttttttgcttggaaaatacatgtttattaGGAAGCGTTTCTAAGCAAAAGAGTAACTACGGCGAAAATTTCATGCGTGATGGGAGAAGTTCAACCTATTTCCCAaaccaaaacatatttaatttttctttttacaatgtaacaaaatacttttttcttcatacttTCCTGTATAAATCATAACCAAAACATTTCtgtatgattttaaatacaaacattttatatatcaaatgctaaaaataattaaagttgaaattaatttattttaaactttggaCATCTTTAAAGTGccatacttaaaaatttctccctTACGTGCCTTAGTAaccaaaattttgagttttcaataattataaaaattacaaaaaggcTGAGTAGAAAATAGAAACCAttaaaagtaatagtaaaaaaacagccatgaacattaaatatttcttgaaaacaataacttttactattttttcagtaataattagtagttttaaatagtatttgtaaacattatcaatgagaaattaaaaaaatatattaatttattaattaagctaattattttaatgcacacTACACTAActacattattcttttaaatactaCTATATATACAGCGCAGTTTTACCcctgcaaaataaaatgtaggtTATGATCTCAATTCACTTTCATAAGCTCCGATatcaaataattgcaatttttctgaAGTTGCAACACCTTTAAGGGATTAGAAATTGCACCATGGCACCCATTCATATAATGATTGTTTGGAGTATAATAATGCTGAACAGTTCttgcatttttcaatttctttaatgtaTCGTCTAGTGGTAATTGGTCCATCACAAAATGCTATTTTTGTAATGTTGCTAATATGTGTTTAGATTGTTTTTGAGGGTAGAAAATTCCGGGTTCTATTGTTCAGAAATGTTACCacattttaatagtaattgtagtgattttattttgaaaagaaaaatgataac from Parasteatoda tepidariorum isolate YZ-2023 chromosome 2, CAS_Ptep_4.0, whole genome shotgun sequence includes:
- the LOC107438905 gene encoding uncharacterized protein isoform X2 gives rise to the protein MSYISSTSKEKHARPRLCAGAKMFGEALRQIRTSRNVKPSASSSIRSNDGSLENKASLNLPDNLEIIEVTSDSLDQQKAANRKVTYGAQSKNRLHPKHSIAPNESLDSDPKSKDRLYQTFDTEYPSSNKEIELQVSRLNELSLIDKNYHCENDSNLTFETQIKSEEENRQATYFKSYQTKQSFGKDKNNNDGGRSIFWEKESNTGNSNSIYNEEQNNDKIDFFRENVNNSNKSISMFRENESHKDIFSSDEDCSSQIHCSNAYECNKIFKDSSSVSKQHTLSLNELCTRKEHKEPSKPGVKHVSVNKSKYFVPQNFLGKIYDFPVHHSKDTSHLLSTQNVSKNSLIKNSSLSTILPKHFYKSNVKQGNSGLSNNHKCFAGKAPATNQIFNYRKEIEFEELSDETLGKKCDSVSSKGHHVLLSEIFGPPQNFDNSFLEKPVDSFQDNLKCKQDIVQKDIVTVNNKYCNALSDELLSNNCKKEKVSVPQKTDFCSSYSVPLCLRNPSKYHSFKKYTVDSTKGSVQHFENDASHKINPMTLKSYSSPLNEIIYPESQSSKTAVTISKSSLRQLKSSSLECLEQKYTNTNHSNDVHQISNSEIDYDKNMYKQTQPLSKCDTYYSCSTKCAPLYVSHSLTDKQVPLSSVRNESACIFNLKDKDMKISKDFDSSTASHSSSPKYVSLSSDCRIRNKEAVGTEQIFSSTHSLLSECSEEPRYCDTYYSSAAKYMPLSSNYAMNKEYAGAFNSKQMTAQVENSSHSFLDKNPSLSSVMNECAFNSKHRAMKVHEDSDSSTSSCSLSQKYVPLSSVMNECAKQSANKVNSDSDSSTSSRSSSHKYVPFSSHCLMMNKKVAGTKQITVKNASSQPLLFSGFGEELQHLSDVASDSSSSGHDLQICDNSFRKLTTDTISFQEYMKQEDFAIKCNTDFIVPSKFSYDSNGDLPLSSSVLEVVPDLLIGTCLVDPSD
- the LOC107438905 gene encoding uncharacterized protein isoform X1 translates to MQFITFLSSELVYEQCTCSISFYFQIEIHAFDYGIMRNIYFSLSICHILVQPLKRNMLDQDFVQELKCLVKFLCICLLNVWSLISSFIYQLINEETRYMVPIVLFMKAVQALRQIRTSRNVKPSASSSIRSNDGSLENKASLNLPDNLEIIEVTSDSLDQQKAANRKVTYGAQSKNRLHPKHSIAPNESLDSDPKSKDRLYQTFDTEYPSSNKEIELQVSRLNELSLIDKNYHCENDSNLTFETQIKSEEENRQATYFKSYQTKQSFGKDKNNNDGGRSIFWEKESNTGNSNSIYNEEQNNDKIDFFRENVNNSNKSISMFRENESHKDIFSSDEDCSSQIHCSNAYECNKIFKDSSSVSKQHTLSLNELCTRKEHKEPSKPGVKHVSVNKSKYFVPQNFLGKIYDFPVHHSKDTSHLLSTQNVSKNSLIKNSSLSTILPKHFYKSNVKQGNSGLSNNHKCFAGKAPATNQIFNYRKEIEFEELSDETLGKKCDSVSSKGHHVLLSEIFGPPQNFDNSFLEKPVDSFQDNLKCKQDIVQKDIVTVNNKYCNALSDELLSNNCKKEKVSVPQKTDFCSSYSVPLCLRNPSKYHSFKKYTVDSTKGSVQHFENDASHKINPMTLKSYSSPLNEIIYPESQSSKTAVTISKSSLRQLKSSSLECLEQKYTNTNHSNDVHQISNSEIDYDKNMYKQTQPLSKCDTYYSCSTKCAPLYVSHSLTDKQVPLSSVRNESACIFNLKDKDMKISKDFDSSTASHSSSPKYVSLSSDCRIRNKEAVGTEQIFSSTHSLLSECSEEPRYCDTYYSSAAKYMPLSSNYAMNKEYAGAFNSKQMTAQVENSSHSFLDKNPSLSSVMNECAFNSKHRAMKVHEDSDSSTSSCSLSQKYVPLSSVMNECAKQSANKVNSDSDSSTSSRSSSHKYVPFSSHCLMMNKKVAGTKQITVKNASSQPLLFSGFGEELQHLSDVASDSSSSGHDLQICDNSFRKLTTDTISFQEYMKQEDFAIKCNTDFIVPSKFSYDSNGDLPLSSSVLEVVPDLLIGTCLVDPSD